A window of the Desulfobacula toluolica Tol2 genome harbors these coding sequences:
- a CDS encoding ATP-binding protein: protein MKRLFITIYVFLVVGLFGVFYVVSPIMDEIFEEETIKANADLARGTFFLIGERLAGLDEDAQDLEIKKLRPRFGYHLAIYRIDELKIEDNEKEAFLKGLIIEAETIYRPDKDMLVQRLVGSGSFRAQAMEGPYPGDELELKVMIIFWSLAVVALILPALVWAFFLHRDIKKIEKTATQFSAGNHKARVKVSKVSSMTQIAVAFNNMAKKTQKLLESQKELGNSVSHEIRTPLARIKFSLEMLLDSLIPGHGGKNYINEIGKDVEEIESLVDEMLAYAKFEREPETSGGLSKHEMVFWLKTIIDTEKNNISEKKIRFQIKYKMDRFITRFEPVYLGWAVRNLIRNAAKYAGNNIDIIFEPGKKICSIHVDDDGPGIPENARDKIFEPFFRLDQSRNRKSGGYGLGLAIAKRIALWHRGSISVNESLAKGARFTIKLPVNQRSSGNKGRKAYP, encoded by the coding sequence ATGAAACGATTATTTATTACAATTTATGTCTTTTTGGTTGTTGGCCTTTTTGGGGTTTTTTATGTGGTCAGTCCGATAATGGATGAAATTTTTGAAGAAGAAACAATAAAAGCAAATGCTGATCTTGCAAGGGGAACCTTTTTTCTGATTGGTGAGAGGCTTGCCGGTCTGGATGAAGATGCCCAGGATTTGGAAATTAAAAAGCTAAGGCCACGGTTTGGATATCACCTGGCTATTTACAGAATTGATGAACTTAAAATTGAAGATAACGAGAAAGAGGCTTTTTTAAAAGGCCTTATTATTGAGGCTGAGACAATATATAGACCAGACAAGGATATGCTGGTTCAGCGCCTTGTGGGGTCTGGGTCTTTTCGGGCCCAGGCAATGGAAGGCCCCTATCCCGGTGATGAGCTGGAATTAAAGGTGATGATCATTTTCTGGAGCCTTGCCGTTGTGGCCCTTATTCTTCCTGCCCTGGTCTGGGCTTTTTTTCTGCACAGGGATATTAAGAAAATAGAAAAGACAGCAACTCAATTTTCTGCAGGGAATCACAAGGCAAGGGTGAAAGTCTCGAAAGTTTCCTCAATGACACAGATAGCTGTCGCCTTTAATAATATGGCCAAAAAGACTCAGAAGCTTCTTGAATCACAAAAAGAGCTGGGTAATAGTGTGTCCCATGAGATCAGAACACCCCTGGCAAGGATCAAGTTCAGCCTGGAAATGCTCCTTGATTCCCTGATACCTGGCCATGGCGGCAAAAATTATATCAATGAGATAGGTAAGGATGTTGAAGAGATAGAATCCCTTGTGGATGAAATGCTGGCCTATGCCAAATTTGAAAGAGAGCCTGAAACATCCGGAGGACTTTCAAAACATGAGATGGTTTTCTGGCTGAAAACTATTATTGATACTGAAAAAAATAATATATCTGAAAAAAAAATCAGGTTTCAAATCAAATACAAAATGGACAGATTTATCACAAGGTTTGAGCCTGTATACCTTGGCTGGGCTGTGAGAAATCTTATCAGAAATGCCGCAAAATATGCTGGCAATAATATAGATATTATTTTTGAGCCGGGAAAAAAAATCTGCAGCATACACGTTGATGACGATGGTCCTGGAATCCCGGAAAATGCAAGGGATAAAATTTTTGAACCCTTTTTCAGGCTTGACCAAAGCAGGAACAGAAAATCAGGCGGATATGGTCTGGGCCTTGCCATTGCAAAAAGGATTGCCCTGTGGCACAGGGGGTCAATATCGGTCAATGAATCTTTAGCCAAGGGGGCAAGGTTTACAATCAAGCTTCCTGTGAACCAGCGAAGCTCCGGCAATAAGGGCAGGAAAGCATATCCTTGA
- a CDS encoding molybdopterin-dependent oxidoreductase, producing the protein MDKEVFSLCFMCSVRCPIRVKVKDGHVDWIEGNQHVAGIEGSLCPRGSAGKSMLYDDQRVQSPLIRVGERGSGNWRKASWDEAIDYVATRIKEITDENGGHSLALCERTQLATHVSKTFLKALKSPNHFTHDALCKGSVNTACRSLFGYNDGQIGINYGNTKNIVLYGRNIFESIALKEVNGLMKALENGAKLTYIDPRVNITASKAHRYWMIRPGTDLALNYALIHTILKERLYDAEFVSKWVHGLSDLQEFVEEYTPEWAQKETGINADEIVGLARQISKDKPSVIFHYGYRGASHTNEIYMRRSILMLNALMGSVEAKGGIFFKKGPGEVGGKAARKLTAQEFPKIDVPRFDKVGTPDFPLPDPNHGVAQIFPHAVLNEDPYPIKGLIAYRMDPLMSIADTTQTRRALDKLELIVTIDINYSDIAWYSDVILPESTYLERTDCIQQMNGLKPQMYMREKAVEPRYDTMDGAMILKRIAQKLGIGDYFPYESMDELVDWQLEGTGFTREDFKKKGFVAYGADQIFWDKNNIPFKTPSGKIEFKSSLLENAGFESFPEYEPVPAPEAGKFRLVVGRSALHTHVSTQNVPYLNELESENVLWINTGKANELGIKDKDVVEVTSACGKGQIKAFVTDLIHPESVFMLHGYGHQAGRAKRSFNKGLSDALIQENVYDKIGGSPAYHDTFVSVTPL; encoded by the coding sequence ATGGATAAAGAAGTTTTCAGTTTGTGTTTCATGTGTTCCGTCAGGTGTCCCATAAGGGTGAAGGTCAAAGACGGGCATGTAGACTGGATCGAAGGAAATCAGCATGTTGCCGGCATTGAAGGCAGTCTCTGCCCAAGAGGGTCTGCCGGCAAATCCATGCTCTATGATGACCAGAGAGTGCAGTCCCCGCTCATCAGGGTCGGTGAACGGGGCTCAGGCAACTGGAGAAAGGCGTCCTGGGATGAGGCGATTGACTATGTGGCCACACGGATCAAGGAGATCACAGATGAAAACGGCGGCCACAGCCTTGCCCTTTGCGAAAGAACCCAGCTGGCCACCCATGTCAGCAAGACCTTTTTAAAAGCGTTAAAATCCCCCAACCATTTCACCCATGACGCCCTGTGCAAGGGATCTGTCAATACAGCCTGCCGGTCTCTTTTCGGATACAATGACGGCCAGATCGGCATCAATTACGGGAATACAAAAAACATTGTCCTTTATGGCAGAAATATTTTTGAGTCCATTGCTTTAAAAGAGGTCAACGGCCTGATGAAAGCATTGGAAAACGGTGCAAAGCTGACCTACATCGACCCGAGAGTGAATATAACCGCTTCCAAGGCCCACAGATACTGGATGATCCGGCCGGGAACCGATCTTGCCCTGAACTATGCATTGATTCATACCATTTTAAAAGAAAGGCTCTATGACGCGGAATTTGTGTCCAAATGGGTTCATGGACTCAGTGATCTCCAGGAATTTGTTGAAGAGTATACTCCTGAATGGGCGCAAAAGGAAACCGGAATCAATGCTGACGAAATTGTTGGATTGGCAAGGCAAATCAGCAAAGACAAGCCTTCGGTGATTTTTCATTATGGATATCGTGGAGCCAGCCATACCAATGAAATTTATATGCGCCGCTCAATACTGATGCTCAACGCCCTCATGGGAAGCGTGGAAGCCAAAGGCGGCATCTTCTTTAAAAAGGGGCCGGGCGAAGTTGGCGGCAAAGCTGCCAGAAAATTAACCGCCCAGGAATTTCCCAAAATTGACGTACCCAGATTTGACAAGGTCGGAACCCCGGACTTTCCTCTGCCTGATCCCAATCACGGGGTTGCCCAGATCTTTCCCCATGCTGTATTGAATGAAGATCCCTACCCCATCAAAGGACTGATTGCCTACCGCATGGACCCGCTCATGTCCATTGCCGACACAACCCAGACCCGGCGGGCACTGGACAAGCTGGAGCTGATCGTGACCATTGATATCAATTACTCGGATATTGCATGGTATTCAGATGTGATTCTGCCGGAATCCACATACCTTGAAAGAACCGACTGCATCCAGCAGATGAACGGCCTTAAACCCCAGATGTATATGAGGGAAAAAGCAGTCGAGCCCAGATACGACACCATGGACGGTGCCATGATATTAAAAAGGATTGCTCAAAAACTGGGGATCGGTGATTATTTTCCCTACGAAAGCATGGACGAACTTGTGGACTGGCAGCTTGAAGGAACCGGTTTTACACGAGAAGATTTCAAGAAAAAGGGCTTTGTCGCCTATGGGGCTGACCAGATTTTCTGGGACAAAAACAATATTCCCTTTAAAACACCTTCCGGAAAAATCGAATTCAAATCATCCCTGCTGGAAAATGCCGGGTTTGAATCTTTCCCAGAATACGAACCCGTACCCGCACCTGAAGCCGGAAAGTTTCGTCTTGTAGTGGGACGATCCGCCCTTCACACTCATGTATCCACACAGAATGTGCCCTACTTGAATGAGCTGGAAAGTGAAAATGTTCTGTGGATCAATACAGGCAAGGCAAATGAACTGGGCATAAAAGACAAAGACGTGGTTGAAGTGACGTCAGCTTGTGGAAAAGGACAGATCAAAGCTTTTGTCACAGACCTGATCCATCCGGAAAGCGTTTTCATGCTCCATGGATACGGGCATCAGGCAGGACGGGCAAAACGATCCTTTAACAAAGGGCTTTCAGATGCTTTGATCCAGGAAAACGTTTATGACAAGATCGGGGGAAGCCCGGCCTATCACGATACCTTTGTATCGGTCACCCCGCTTTAG
- a CDS encoding TolC family protein, with protein sequence MFRIYAVMLACLMILLTQGCASLFDRSFKPMFPDLPDKLVLAPDKNSDLKITSTLLDILDDPSATALVDEAVKNNYSLKATALRLRSSGLLLSRTNADRLPKVDAGYNASRNKFADDLNSLSSHKVSLSVSWELDLWGKLADRHMAQEKKYQSEKFDYGRALDSLAARVLQGYFNVKANKLKLDIQKERVKIYQSIETTIINKYQAGLGTLDDISTAKTKTGVAQSGVATAMDEHASAVRDLEVLLGRYPGTKLDFTGDLPNIGFSAPAAPAAILANRPDVQAALSRYDAANFSSIASQKDMLPGITLSAEMFKQTPQFTSLDSTGSSRWIVGNLLYPLFNAGKLKNEAEAAGIEADAAAMDVAYTIITAMKEAENVFAKSKYLKMRLFHLENAVKHAKQSSLYYETCYKKGLADIIALHTAREQELNLMSDIIDVKASRIFNRVDMALTLGVTIF encoded by the coding sequence ATGTTCAGAATATACGCCGTTATGTTGGCGTGTTTAATGATATTGTTAACCCAGGGGTGTGCCTCCTTGTTTGACAGATCTTTTAAACCCATGTTCCCCGACCTTCCGGATAAACTGGTCCTGGCGCCTGACAAAAATTCAGATCTTAAGATCACGTCCACACTTCTGGATATATTGGATGACCCAAGTGCAACAGCGCTTGTGGATGAGGCCGTGAAGAACAATTACAGTCTAAAGGCTACGGCATTACGCCTCAGGTCTTCAGGCTTGCTTCTTTCAAGAACCAATGCAGACAGACTGCCTAAGGTGGATGCAGGGTACAATGCATCCCGAAATAAATTTGCAGATGATTTAAATTCTTTGTCCAGCCATAAGGTGTCCCTCTCTGTTAGCTGGGAACTGGACCTTTGGGGGAAACTTGCCGACCGTCACATGGCGCAGGAAAAAAAATATCAATCTGAAAAGTTCGATTACGGAAGAGCGCTGGACTCGCTGGCAGCCAGGGTACTCCAGGGCTATTTTAATGTCAAAGCAAACAAACTTAAGCTGGATATCCAAAAAGAACGGGTGAAAATTTATCAAAGCATTGAAACAACTATTATAAATAAATACCAGGCAGGTCTTGGAACCCTTGATGATATTTCCACGGCAAAGACAAAAACAGGTGTTGCCCAATCAGGTGTGGCAACAGCCATGGATGAGCATGCCAGTGCTGTCAGAGACCTGGAAGTCCTTTTGGGCAGGTATCCGGGAACTAAACTGGATTTTACCGGAGATTTGCCGAATATCGGGTTTTCTGCGCCTGCAGCACCGGCTGCCATCCTTGCAAACCGACCTGATGTTCAGGCAGCCCTGTCAAGGTATGATGCCGCAAATTTTTCTTCTATTGCAAGCCAAAAAGACATGCTCCCGGGAATCACGCTTTCTGCAGAGATGTTCAAGCAGACCCCTCAATTTACTTCATTGGATTCAACAGGGTCTTCCCGGTGGATTGTGGGGAATCTCCTGTACCCCTTATTTAATGCTGGAAAATTAAAAAACGAGGCCGAGGCGGCCGGCATAGAAGCCGATGCTGCTGCCATGGATGTGGCTTATACAATTATTACGGCAATGAAAGAAGCAGAGAATGTTTTTGCGAAATCAAAATACCTGAAAATGAGGTTGTTCCATCTGGAAAATGCTGTCAAACATGCAAAGCAGAGCAGTCTGTATTATGAGACGTGCTATAAAAAAGGGCTTGCAGATATTATCGCCCTTCATACGGCCAGGGAGCAGGAACTCAATTTGATGTCGGACATTATCGATGTAAAAGCATCCAGGATTTTTAACCGTGTGGATATGGCTTTGACCCTGGGTGTAACAATTTTTTGA
- a CDS encoding gamma-glutamyltransferase, producing the protein MAQIVLSGESWNSFAGIMSCVYYDSKTRKVYSMNAGYRSPLAKDQPLTISEKGGETVLIQGFMAGVDTLHLHSKFGNLPYKEIYKPALLFSEKGFRGYPLLQHLMKRK; encoded by the coding sequence ATGGCTCAAATTGTACTATCCGGCGAAAGCTGGAACAGTTTTGCTGGAATCATGTCCTGTGTCTATTATGACAGTAAAACCCGAAAGGTATATTCAATGAATGCAGGATACCGTTCCCCCCTTGCCAAAGATCAACCGCTGACAATCTCTGAAAAAGGAGGGGAAACAGTTCTGATTCAGGGGTTTATGGCCGGAGTGGATACCCTGCACCTGCATTCAAAATTCGGTAATCTACCATACAAAGAGATATACAAACCGGCACTCTTGTTTTCAGAAAAAGGATTCCGGGGGTATCCATTGCTCCAGCACCTTATGAAACGAAAATAA
- a CDS encoding response regulator → MKLKSLNKNKTEHMEEIKKTILLVEDDLRLSRLVREYLEKQGYEILLEHHGALAGDRILGEDPDLVILDLMLPGKDGLSICRDVRANYQGPILILTAKEDDMDQVAGLELGADDYVKKPVEPRVLLARIRALFRRSSHVPMESKNSIEKKLQFGSLEINPASRSVKLAHKVIELSTTEFDLLCLLALKSGKVLDREFLYQSVKGIEYDGIDRSMDVAISRLRKKLKDNPEHPFRIKTVWGSGYLFVDDAWDYKPAP, encoded by the coding sequence TTGAAATTAAAATCATTAAATAAAAACAAAACTGAACATATGGAAGAGATAAAAAAAACAATTCTGCTTGTGGAAGATGACTTGAGATTATCCCGGCTTGTCAGGGAATATCTGGAAAAGCAGGGTTATGAAATCCTTTTGGAACACCACGGGGCTCTGGCTGGGGATCGAATTCTGGGTGAAGATCCGGATCTGGTTATCCTTGATCTCATGCTTCCGGGAAAGGATGGTTTATCAATCTGTAGGGATGTCAGGGCAAATTATCAGGGCCCTATTCTCATTCTTACTGCCAAGGAAGATGACATGGACCAGGTGGCAGGTCTGGAACTGGGTGCTGATGATTATGTAAAAAAACCTGTGGAACCGAGGGTTCTGCTTGCAAGGATAAGGGCCTTGTTTCGGAGATCCAGCCATGTACCCATGGAATCTAAAAACTCTATTGAGAAAAAGCTTCAATTTGGTTCCCTGGAGATTAACCCGGCATCCAGGAGTGTAAAACTGGCCCATAAAGTAATTGAGCTTTCCACCACAGAGTTTGACCTTTTATGTCTCTTGGCACTGAAATCAGGCAAAGTTCTGGACAGGGAGTTTTTATATCAATCTGTCAAAGGTATAGAATATGATGGTATAGACCGTTCAATGGATGTTGCCATATCTCGACTTAGAAAAAAACTAAAAGACAACCCGGAACATCCCTTCAGGATAAAGACTGTTTGGGGAAGCGGTTATCTCTTTGTTGATGATGCCTGGGACTATAAGCCTGCCCCATGA
- a CDS encoding efflux RND transporter periplasmic adaptor subunit: MKISNRLKKWLVFGVTTVICTGIVVTLYSMEPDNQVELKEAAALKNVTIQEILPGIHQPWIKVYGEAASKWSTTLRSQVNGPIVHINENLQPGKHIKAGEIILEIDTVEYQANLAIAQLELENARVNLLKTQRQADQAMLDWKRSGFGDTPSSSLVFYEPQLAAAKAQVVSAKKTLKKAKKDLEYTRITSPYSGLVVERFADKGETLFSGDSIVKIESAEDIEIRVNLGIDQVRRIGDWQNAQVKIFDPTGKAQWIGKIVRSSGILDTKTRLQGFYIVPAKKSSGILPGMFVTASICGKKQENLLALPESSLTRDGYIWYTDDNDLLRNIKAAVTFYEQGRVYIKNTGHFDHIRVVVSPIQAYISGTKVNPVLEGES; the protein is encoded by the coding sequence ATGAAGATTTCCAATAGATTAAAAAAATGGCTGGTGTTTGGAGTTACCACTGTGATCTGCACAGGAATAGTTGTGACCTTGTATTCAATGGAACCGGATAATCAAGTGGAGTTAAAAGAGGCAGCTGCATTGAAAAATGTGACGATTCAAGAAATCCTGCCAGGGATTCATCAGCCATGGATAAAAGTATATGGGGAAGCTGCGTCCAAATGGTCCACCACATTACGTTCACAGGTGAACGGACCGATTGTTCATATTAATGAAAATCTGCAACCGGGAAAGCATATCAAAGCAGGTGAAATTATTTTAGAAATTGATACGGTTGAGTATCAGGCAAATCTTGCAATAGCCCAGCTTGAACTGGAAAATGCCCGGGTAAATTTATTGAAAACCCAGCGTCAGGCAGACCAGGCCATGCTGGATTGGAAGCGATCCGGATTTGGCGATACTCCCTCATCCAGTCTTGTTTTTTATGAGCCGCAATTGGCGGCTGCCAAAGCACAGGTTGTCTCTGCTAAAAAAACATTAAAAAAAGCAAAAAAAGATCTGGAATATACAAGAATCACGTCTCCCTATTCAGGGCTTGTGGTTGAACGGTTTGCAGATAAAGGGGAAACGCTGTTTTCTGGGGACTCCATCGTAAAGATAGAGAGCGCAGAAGATATTGAAATCCGGGTGAACCTGGGTATTGACCAGGTAAGACGCATTGGTGACTGGCAAAATGCACAGGTTAAAATTTTTGATCCCACCGGCAAGGCTCAATGGATTGGAAAAATTGTCAGAAGCAGTGGCATACTGGATACAAAAACCCGCCTCCAGGGATTTTACATCGTCCCTGCAAAAAAATCATCCGGGATTTTACCCGGTATGTTTGTCACAGCCTCCATTTGTGGAAAAAAACAAGAGAATCTGCTGGCTTTGCCAGAGTCATCCCTGACCCGGGATGGATATATCTGGTACACGGATGATAATGACCTGCTGAGAAATATAAAAGCGGCCGTAACATTTTATGAGCAGGGACGGGTCTATATAAAAAATACGGGTCATTTTGATCATATCCGGGTGGTTGTTTCTCCGATTCAAGCCTATATATCCGGAACAAAGGTGAACCCGGTACTGGAAGGAGAAAGTTAA
- a CDS encoding M48 family metallopeptidase has translation MKKYFFIIIILFLSLFSAGCENTDFSVVTDAGIDAIKAVTLSDENVKKIALKASRQSDIKHKIAPLSNLYGKRLYNLIGTKYSSNGYDFNFKVYLSPVVNAFAMADGTIRIYSGLMDMLNDEELLFVLGHEMGHVVEKHIKKKIRLAYAGRAIRKGIASQENIAGDIARSSFGGLIELLINAQFSQQEEREADDFGIAYLQEKGLNLQSAVSALKKIATLGNKHSFLSSHPAPEVRAKRLQNQIDNPEKTGDPSLVEQIISRLKEWKNILN, from the coding sequence ATGAAAAAATATTTTTTTATCATAATAATTTTGTTCTTGTCTCTTTTTTCCGCCGGTTGTGAAAATACAGATTTTTCAGTTGTAACGGATGCTGGAATTGATGCCATAAAAGCTGTTACATTAAGTGATGAAAATGTAAAAAAAATTGCTTTAAAAGCTTCCAGGCAGTCAGATATAAAGCATAAAATCGCTCCGTTATCCAATTTATACGGAAAAAGGCTTTATAATCTCATCGGTACAAAATATTCTTCGAACGGATATGATTTTAATTTTAAAGTTTATCTGTCTCCTGTGGTAAACGCCTTTGCCATGGCAGATGGAACAATTAGAATTTATAGCGGTTTAATGGATATGCTCAATGACGAGGAATTGCTTTTTGTGCTTGGCCATGAAATGGGCCATGTCGTTGAAAAACACATTAAAAAGAAAATTCGACTTGCCTATGCAGGACGGGCCATTCGAAAAGGCATTGCTTCCCAGGAAAACATTGCGGGAGATATAGCAAGGTCAAGCTTTGGTGGCCTAATTGAACTCCTTATAAATGCTCAGTTTTCTCAGCAGGAAGAAAGAGAAGCTGATGATTTTGGAATTGCATATCTTCAGGAAAAAGGTCTTAACCTTCAAAGTGCGGTATCAGCATTAAAAAAAATTGCAACCCTTGGCAATAAGCATTCTTTTTTATCAAGTCATCCTGCACCGGAAGTAAGGGCCAAAAGACTTCAAAACCAAATTGACAATCCAGAAAAAACCGGTGATCCTTCTCTTGTTGAACAAATTATTTCCAGATTGAAAGAGTGGAAAAATATTTTAAACTAA